The Jiangella sp. DSM 45060 genome contains the following window.
ACGGATCTGCACCCGGCCGAGCGGGCGCTCGGGCTGGCGCTCGACGCGTTCGGCGACACGCTCGCCGACGTCGCCGCGACGCTGGAGCCGCACCGGCTGTGCACGTACCTCTACGACACCGCGCGGGCGTTCACCGACTTCTACGAGGCATGCCCGGTGCTGACGGCGCCGGAGCCGTCGCGCGGCAACCGGCTCGCGCTGTGCCGCCTGACCAAGGCGACGCTGCGCGAGGGCCTGGCGCTGCTGGGCATCGCGGCGCCCGAGCGGATGTGAGCGTCAGGCCACCCGCACCGGGGCCGGCTCGTCGGCGGGCGCCAGCCTGGGCGCCGGCGCCGGCGGGGTGGTGACGACCACCAGCCCGGGCCGCGGCCGCAGCCGCGTCCGCACCACGACACCGCTGCGCGGGGCCAGCACGACCAGCGCGGCGATGGCGAACGCCGCCGTCAGGATGCCGCCGCCGAGCAGCGACCAGCGGGCGCCGAACGCGTCGGCGACGAAGCCGATGACCGGGGCGCCGAACGGCGTGCCGCCCATGAAGATCATCATATAGAGCGACATGACCCGGCCGCGGACGTACTGCGGCACCGTCGTCTGCACGTACGCGTTGGCCGCCGTCATGACCGTCATCGCGATGATGCCGAGCGGAATCAGCGAGACCGCGAACAGCGCGTAGGTCGGCATCAGCCCGGCCGCCACCTCGAACACACCGAACACCACGGCGCCGCCGACGATCAGCCGCCGTCGCGGCACCTTGCGCCGGGCCGCGACCAGCGCGCCGGACAGCGTGCCGATGGCCATGATCGAGCCGAGCAGGCCGTACTCGCTGGGGCCCTTGTCGTAGACGTCGGTGGCCATCAGCGCCATGGTCATCTGGAAGTTCATGCCGAAGGTGCCGAGGCCGAACATGATCGCGACGACCATCAGCAGGTCGGGCCGCGACCCCAGGTACGTCACGCCCTCGCGCAGCTGCGACAGCGTGCCCGCCCGCTCGGGGTCGCGCTTCGGCCGTGCGACGGTGCCGCGCAGCAGCGCCAGCGCCAGGATCGGCGAGATGAACGACGCGCCGTTGAGCACGAACACCCAGCCGGTGCCGATGAGCCCGATGAGGATGCCGGCGATGCCCGGGCCGATCAGCCGCGCCGCGTTGAACGACGCACTGTTCAGCGCCACCGCGTTGGTGAGATCGTCGCGGCCGACCAGCTCGGACACGAACGCCTGACGGGACGGGTTGTCCAGCGCCGTGCCGACGCCGAGCAGGAACGCGAGCACGTAGACGTGCCAGATCTGCGCCACCCCGGTGAGCGTCAGTACACCGAGCGTCAGCCCGACCACGCCCAGGAAGGAGTTCGTGAGCATGAGCAGGCGGCGCTTGTCGAACCGGTCGGCGAGCAGCCCGCCGAACGGCGCCACCAGCAGGAACGGCAGGAACTGCAGGCCCGTCGTGATGCCGACCGCCTGCGCGCCGCCACCGAGCACGACCAGCACCAGCCAGTCCTGCGCGATGCGCTGCATCCAGGTGCCGACGTTGGACAGGAACATCCCCGACCAGTACAGCCGGTAATTGCGGTGCCGGAGGGAATGGAAGGTAGGACTCACAGGCCGGCCAGCTTCTCGAGCACCGGCAGCGCCGCACGCAGCCGCTCGCGCTCGTCCGGCGAGAGGTCGCGCAGCTTGTGCGTCAGCCAGGCGTCGCGGCGCTTGCGGTCGGCGGCGGTGCGCGCCTTGCCGGCCTCGGTGATGCGGACGTTGATGACGCGGCGGTCGTCGAGGTCGGGCTCGCGGACGGCGAGACCGAGTTCCTCGAGGCCGGACACGATGCGCGTCATGGACGGCGGGCGGATGCGCTCGCACGCGGCCAGCTCGCCCACCGGAAGCGGACCCTTGCGCTCCAGGATGCCCAGCGCGGACAGCTGGTTCAGCGTCAGGGAATCGTCCTCGCGCTGGTTGCGGATGCGGCGGTTCAGCCGACCGACGGCGATGCGGAGGGAGCTGGCCAGGCCCGCCTGGGTACGCGGCTGCGCCGGGCCCGAGCGCGCCGGCTGGCTCTGGGGCGCGGTGTTCTGGGAGATCTTCGCGGCTGGCACTTTGCTTAGTCTAACTCATTACCTTTGCTAAAGGCCAGTCGCGTCCTGGTGGTTTGGTGCTGGCGCGGTTGTTCCCGGTTCCGGCCGGTTCGGGGGCGCGGCGGATGGCGGCGCGACGGCGGATGATGCGGCGGGTGCCGGCGCGAGGCGTCGGCAGATGTCGGCGGCGGGTCAAGCGGTGTCGGCGCGGCGGGTGCCAGCGGGTGCCGACGCGAGGCGTCAGCAGATGTCGGCGGCGGGTCAAGCGGTGTCGGCGCGGCGGGTGCCCGCAGGTGCCGTCGGTGGGGTCGGCGGTGGGTACGCGGCGGCGGATGGCGGCTCGACGGCAGCTGATGCCGGGGTGCCGGCGCGAAGCGTCGGCAGATGTGGGCAGCGGGCCGCCGACAGGTCAGGCGGAGTCGGAGCGGCGGGCGCGGCGGCCGCGGTAACGGCTGCCGCCCTCGGTGTCGTCGGCCTCGGCGGCCGGCTCGTCGGCGACGGCGCCGCGGCCGCCGAACGTGGTGTCGAGCAGCGGCTCGTCGTCGTCCAGCGGGGACGGCGCCGGACGCGTCGGCGCGTCGCCGAACAGCTCGGAGGCCGGCGTGCGGCGGGGCGGCGGGGCCGGACGGCGATCGGACGGGCTCTCGGTGCCGCTCGGCCGCGGCGGCATGGCCGGACGAGTCGGCGGCGGAAGCGGACGGTCGCCGGTCGTGGGCCGGGACGGCGCGGCCGGGCGCTCACCGGTCACCGGACGCTCACCGGTCACCGGACGCTCACCGGTCACCGGACGCTCACCGGTCACCGGACGCTCACCGGTCACCGGACGCTCACCGGTCACCGGACGCTCACCGGTCACCGGACGCTCACCGGTCACTGGGCGCTCACCGGTCGCCGGGCCGGGCGGCGAGGCGGCGGCTGGTCGCTGGGGTGCGGCCGGTCGCTGTGGGGCCGCGGGGCGCTGCACAGGCGCCGGCCGCTGGCCGGTCGTCGGCGGGAGTGGCTGCTGACCGGTCGCCGGCACCGACCGCTGGCCGGTCGTCGTGACGGGGTGCTCACCGGTGCCCGGACCGGACCGCTGCCCCGGAGCCGGCCGCTCCCCCGTCGCCGCGAAGGGACGCTCGGCGGCGCCGGAACCCGGACGCTGGCGGGTCGGCGCGCCCGGGTGCTCGGCGCTCGGCACCGGGCGCTGGCCCGTGGGTGTGACGGGGTGCTCACCGGTGCCCGGACCGGACCGCTGGCCCGCGGCCGGTCGCTCCCCCGTCGCTGCGAAGGGCGGGCGCTCGCCGGGCCGGGTGGGCGGGAGGTCGACGCGGGTGGCGTCGGCGCGGGTGGTGTCAGGACGGACCAGCGGGAGGTTGCCGCCGGTGTCGATGGGCCGCGTGACGGAGTCGGGCGCGCTCTGCGGCCGGCCCGCGAACGGCCCACCGGCCGTCGGCAGGTCGGCAGCCCGTGGGTCAGCAGCCCGGGCGTCGTCACCGTCGCGGGCGATGACCTCGCCGCGCGTCAGCACCTCGCCGCCGGCAGCACCGTCGTCGTCACCGGCAAGACCCGCGGCCTCGGCGGCCGCCTCCTCGCGCTCGAACTCGAGCGCGTCGCGCCGCTTGCGGGTGTACTCCAGGCCCAGCAGCCCGAGCCCGACACCGGCGAGGCAGGTCCAGACCCACCAGCCGCGGCCCTCCTCCTGCAGGGTGTCCATGCGCAGCGCGAGCAGGACGAACGCGACCGCCCAGAGGACGGTGACGACCGCGACCGTGCGGACACCGTCGAGGTCGAGCGGCTGAACCTCATCGGTCTCGGCCGCCTCGACCTCGACCTCGGGCTCCCCCGGGGACCGCCGCCGACGCTTCGCCATATGTCCCAGGCTAGCCCGGCCGCATCCGTCGCGGCGAGCCGATCCACAGCCCGCCGTATTCGTCCCGCGACGATCTTCTGGCATCCTCACGCCCGTGAGCGACACCGAGACGACGAGCGAGCCCACCGCGTTGCACCGCTACTTCAAGATCGCGGAGCGTGGATCGACGATCGGCCGCGAGGTCCGCGGCGGCGTGGTCACGTTCTTCACGATGGCCTACATCATCGTGCTGAATCCGCTGATCATCGGCACTGTGGCCGACGTCGACGGCACCTTCCTCGGCGGCGGCGACGCGCCCGACCTCGCGGCCGTCGCGGCGACGACGGCGCTGGTGGCGGGCGTGCTGACGATCACCATGGGCGTGGTCGCGAACTTCCCGCTGGCGCTGGCCGCGGGCCTCGGCCTGAACGCGTTCGTCGCGTTCGGGCTGGCGTCGCAGATGACGTGGGCCGACGCCATGGGCCTGGTGGTGATGGAGGGCCTGGTGATTCTGGTCCTCGTGCTGACGGGGTTCCGGCAGGCCGTGTTCAACGCGGTCCCGCGGCAGCTGAAGACCGCGATCAGCGTCGGCATCGGCCTGTTCATCGCGCTGGTCGGCTTCGTGAACGCCGGGTTCGTGCGGTCGACCGGGAATCCGTCGCCGCCGATCGGGATGGGCGAGGGCGGTTCGCTGACGACCTGGCCGGTGGCGGTGTTCTGCGCCGGGCTGATCGCGGTGATCGTGCTGTACTCGCTGAAGCTGCGCGGCGCGATCCTGTGGACGATCATCGGCACGACGGTGCTGGCGGTCGTCGTCGAGAGCATCGCCGACCTCGGCACGTCCGCCGAGAACCCTGGCGGCTGGAACCTCAACGCGCCGCAGTGGCCCGACCAGATCGTCGACCTCCCCGACTTCTCGCTGCTCGGGAACTTCAGCCTGCTCGGCTCGTGGGAGTCCGTCGGCGTCGTGAGCGTGCTGCTGTTCGTGTTCACGCTGATGCTGGCCGACTTCTTCGACACGATGGGGACGATGGTCGCGGTCGGCGCCGAGGGCAAGCTGCTGGACGAGCACGGCAACCCGCCGAAGACGACGCAGATCCTGCTGGTCGACTCCGTGGCCGCGGCGGCCGGCGGCGCGGCGTCGGTGTCGAGCAACACGTCCTACATCGAGTCCGCGTCGGGCGTCGGCGAGGGCGCCCGCACCGGCCTGGCCAGCGTCGTGACGGGCCTCTGCTTCCTGCTCGCGACGTTCCTGGCGCCGGTCGTGGCGATGGTGCCGAACGAGGCCGCCGCGCCCGCGCTGGTGCTCGTCGGGTTCCTGATGATGGGGCAGGTCCGCGAGATCGCCTGGGACGACCTCGAGATCGCGATCCCGGCGTTCCTGACGCTGGCGCTGATGCCGTTCACGTACTCGATCAGCACCGGCATCGGCGCCGGTTTCCTGTCGTACGTGATCATCAAGCTGGCCAAGGGCAAGGTGCGCGAGCTGCACCCACTGCTGTGGATCATCGCGGCGCTGTTCGTGGTCTACTTCGCGATCACGCCGATCGAGGACCTGCTCGGCGTGAGCTGACCGACCCTGTCGGTGCCGGCTGATACAACGCTGACATGACCGAGATCGTGCTGTTCCACTCCGTCCTCGGGCTCCGGCCCGGGGTGCTGCAGACCGCCGAGCAGTGGCGCGCGGCCGGTCATGTCGTCCATGTGCCCGACCTCTACGGCGGCGCGGTCTTCGACGACTACGACGAGGCGTTCGAGTTCCTCGAGAAATACGGCGGCCAGGACGAACTGCTGCGACGCACCGACGCGGCGGTCGACGGCGTCCGGCCCGACGTCGTCTACGCGGGCTACTCCAACGGCGTCATCTCCGTGGTGCACCTGGTCACGTCGCGGCCGGGGGCGCGGGGTGCGCTGTCGTTCCACGGCTCGGTGCCGGTGCGGGCGGTCGGCGCCGAACTGTGGCCCTCCGCCGTCCCGGTCCAGGTGCACGAGGCCGAACTCGACCCGTTCCGCGAAGACGACGCCAACCGCGAGTTCGCCGAGACCGCCGCCGCGTCCGGCGCCGAGTACCACTACTTCGGCTACCCGGGGGTCGCGGCGCACCTGTTCGCCGATCCGTCGCTGACCGGCGAGTACGACGCCGACGCGGCCGGTCTCATGCACGGCCGTGCGCTGGAGTTCATCGCGGCATGTGAAGATCGGGGGCGCTGACCCACCCCCGATCCGGCGAGGAGCAACGCATGCGGCTGACTCTCCCGGCGGCCGCACTGCTGGTGGTCGCCGCGACGGTGCTCGGCCCGGCGGCAGCCGCCGGCGCCACGGCCGACACGGCGGAGGCAACGGCGACCCGGGCCGGCGCGGCCGGGACCACGGCGCCCGCCCCGGCGGCGATCGCCGGCGCCGCGGCTAACGCCGCACCCGGCGCAGCGACGCTCGTTCTGTCGGCGACCGTGGACGCGGCGAGGACCAGTGGGCTCTCGGTGACGACGCGTGCGGTGGCGCCGCAGGCCGAGGAGCCGGCGCCCGGCGATGTCCCCGGTGAGGTGGCGCTGGCGTGGGCGTCCGCACCCGTGTACGTCGACGAGACGCAGTCGGGCATCGTGCCGACGGCCGAGGCCGAGCGGCTGGCCGACCGCGTCGACGGCCGCTCGCCGGCCGTGTACATCGCCGTCCTCCCGGCCACGGCGCTCTCCGACCAACCCGGAGACGACGACGATGAGCGGGCCGCGGCGTTCATCGACGCCATGGCGGCGGCGGGCGGGCCCGACGGCGTCTACCTCGTGGTGTTCGGCGGGGCGGGCACGTACGGCGCCGCCGTGTCGGTCGACGCGCCGGTGCGGGAGGCGGTCGAGACCGCGGTCGGGCGGCACACGCGGTCGCAGCAGGTCGCGATCCTCGACGACGCGCTGACGGAGCTGGGGGTGTCCGGCGCGCCCGAGGAGTCCGGCGGCGCAGGCTGGGTGCTGCCGCTGGTCATCGCGCTGGTCGTGCTGGCCGCGGCGGGCGGCGCGGTGTTCTGGTGGCACCGCCGCCGCGCCGGCGACGACACCGAGGGCCCGGCGCTCTACCGGCCGTCCTTCGACGTGCTCGACGACGAGGCCGACTCTCTCGACGACCGGCAGGAGCTGGCCCGCGAGGACGTCACCCGGTTCGGCGAAGAGCTCGACGCCGCCGACACCCACGTCGCCGACCCCGCCGTCGCCGCCGACGTGCAGGCCGCCATGGACGCCTACGCCGCAGCCGGCGCCGCCGTCGACGGCGCGCCTGACGACCACGTGCTGCGCGCCGTCCGGGCGACGGTCGAGTACGGTCGGTGGCGCCTGGCGTGCGCGCAGGCGCGGCTGGCCGGCCGTCCGCTGCCCGCGCGACGGGCCGACTGCTTCTTCGACCAGCGCCATGGAGTGTCCGTGACCGACTGGATGTACGTCCCGCCCGGCGGCCGTTCTCGCGAGGTCCCGGTCTGCGCCGGCTGCCGCGACCGTCTGGCCGGGACCGCCCGGTGAGGCGCGCGCTGCGTGGCACGGCCGCGCTCGCGCTGACCGCCGCCGGCCTGTGGGCGGCGACGCTGCCCGCGGCGGCGAGCGAGGACGACGTCGACCGCTACCTCGACGAGGTCGCCGTCGAGTTGGCCGAGCCGGGCGTGTGGGTCGACCCCGACGCCGCCGGCGCTTTCGGATCGGCCGAGGCGGCGGAGCTGGACGAGGCGGCCGCCGCGGCTCCGGTCGGCATGCGCATCGCCGTCGTCCCGGCCTGGCGGCTCGACCCCGAGGGCCAGGAGCGCCTCTTCGGCCGGACGCTGCTCTACGAGGGCGAGGAGCTGGCGTCGCAGCTGTACGACCGCGTCGGCGTCGACGGCGTCTACCTCGTCATGTCGGTGGCCGACAGCTCCTACGACGGCCGCGGCCTCTGGGGCGTGCAGCACAGCGAGGAGGGCCCCACGTACTACGTCGAGGACGCCATCGACCAGGCGGTCGACTGCTGCGCCCCGGACTACGGGCCGATGATCGACCGCTTCATCGACCGCGCCTCCGACGTCGACCACCCGCTCTACATCGACCTCGCGCCGTGGGCCGGCGGCGCCGCCGGCATCGCCGGCGTCTGGTGGGGCGGCACGACGCTCAGCGCGCGGCGCCGCCGCCAGGCCGAGGAGCAGCGCCACCTCGAGGTCGTCCGGCCGCTGCTGACCGAAGAGGTCATCGAGCTGTCCGACCGCGTCTCCGACCTGCCGACGACGTCCGACATCGAGCAGGCGAAACTGACGAAGGAGATCCTCGACACCGTCGAGAAGGCCCGGCACCGCCTCGACCAGGCCGCCACCGACGACGACGTCCAGGCGGTGACGTCGCTGCTGGGCAGCGCGCGCTACCGCATCGCCTGCCTCACGGCGCTGCAGCAGGGCCGGCCGGTGCCGGAGCCGACGCCGCCGTGCTTCTTCGACCCCCGGCACGGCCCCAGCACGCAGGAGCGGCAGTGGACCCCCGAACACGGCGTCAGCCGCGACGTGCCGCTCTGCGACCAGTGCGCCGTCCGGCTCGACGCCGGCGAGGCGCCGCAGGCGCGGCAGGCCGGGCGCGGCAGCTACTGGGAGGGCGGCGAGGACCTCGTCGCCTACATCGAGGGCTACTGGAACGGCACGGCCGGCACCTGGCGCTTCCCGCACAACGACCACTCGGTGGCGCGCGGCCGGCTGCGCAGCCGCTGGGAGTCGCGGCGGCCCCGCGCCCGCCTGGCGAGCTACGGCCGGTCGCTGAGCAAGGCCGCCAGCAGCGCCATGAGCTCGTCCGGCGACGGCTCCGGCGGCTCGGGCGGCTGGGGTGGCGGGTCCGGCGGACGCAGCCGGCGGCGCAGCTTCGGCGGCGGCTCCAGCCGGCGCTCGTCCCGCCGTTCCGGCGGCGGCCGCCGCTTCTGACCCGCGAGCCGGGACGGGGCACTCAGAGCGAGCCGCGGCACAGCGGAGCGGGGTTCGGGGACGCCGTCAGGGGTAGGCTGCGGGCGTCCGAGCGAGGAACGAGCGAGGCGGGCGGAGACGGCGTCCCCGAACCCCGCGACCCCAGCTAGCGGAACGCGTCGTCAGCGAGTAAGGCAGGCAGCGCGCCCGGATCCGCCAACACCTCCGCCAGCACCCAGCGCCGCCCCCACTGCCCCGTCGTCCAGGCCAGCCCACGGGCGAGGCCGTCGAGCGTCGCGGCGTGGACGTCGGAGCCGAGGGGCCACCAGGAGACGGACGTCCCGCCGACCCGCAGGTCGTCGTGTTCCACGTAGGTCGACGGCGCGTCGCCCAGGACGGCGAGAGCGACGTCGGGCACCGGCTGACGACGGCCGCCGCCGCTGACCGGCGTGGGGTGCGCCTCGGAGGCGAGGTCGACGTCGAGGAGGTCGGCGAGGGCGGCCGGTCCGGGCAGCAGGCCCGGCAGCCCGAGCTGCAGCCAGTGCGGGCCGTCGCCGACGACGACCGACGCGGCGGGGACGACGCGGGTGCCGACGCCGTCCGGGACGCGGACGCGGTCCGGCGGCTCCACACCGGCCGGGTCGTGCGTCACCAGCGCCGCGTACACCCGGGCCAGCGTCGCCGCCGGCAGCTCGAGGTCGTCCTCGGCCAGCCGGTCGAGGACGGCGTCGGGGTCGAGGTCGGCGGGCGAGCGGGCCAGCCCGACGGCGGCCGCGAACACGTCGTCGACCGGCACGTCGGCCACCGGCAGCAGCGCCCGCACCACGGCGTCGGCGCCGGCCACCGCCAGCCCGCCCAGCGGCCGGCCGCCGATCCGGGCGTGCCGCCGCAACCACCACGCGGTGTACGACGGCGCCTCCCGCTGCGCGCCGTCGTAGAGCGTCAACCGCACCGGTGACACGACGGCGGCCCGGGCGTCGTCGTCTGCGGCCAGCCACTCCAGCACCCGCGGCCAGGCGTCGTCGCGGACGAGGTCGAGGTCGGCGACGGCGGCGAACTCGCCGGTCAGCGGCGGTACCGGCTGGGCCGGAAGGCCGGCGAGGACGTCGTCGACCCAGCCGTCCTCGTCGTCGAGATCGTGCCAGGTGTCCGGTTCCAGCGTGACGTCGGTGTCGCGGACGACGGCGAACCCGTCGCGCACGCCGGCGGCCCGCAGCACCGCCGGGCCGAACCGGCTGACCAGGTCCGGCGCGACGGTGAACTCGGCCGGGTCGGCGTCGAGTACGGCCAGCAGCCGCGACCCGGGCAGCAGCAGGTCCCGCGCCGGCACCGCGGCGCCGGTCGCGTCGGCCAGCGGCAGGCCGGCCAGCCACGGCTCGTCGGCGACGTCGAGGCCGGACTCCGCGAGTAGGCCGAGCACCGCCGCGGCGACGGGCGCGGGATCGTCGTCGCTCACGGCGAGGTCGGCGACGGCGCCCTGGACCAGCGGGTCGCGCAGCACCGACGCGGCCGTGGCGTCGACGGCGCCGAGCCGGTAGAGCAGCGGGTGGACGGCGTCGGGCGCGACCACGCGCAGGTCGAACGGCGCCAGCAATTCCGGGCGCACCTCGCCCGGCACCAGCAGCCCACGCGGCCCGCGGACCAGCCGTCCGTCGGCCAGCGGCACCGGCAGCGCGCCCAGCGACTCGTGGTCCGACCCGTCCAGCGCGTCGTACACCGCCCGCCACGCGGCCGGCGCCAGCCGCTCACCGGCCAGGTCGTCGACGACGTCGGCCAGCGGCGTCACCGTGGCGCCGAGCCCGGCCAGCGGATCCGGACGCCACCAGTCGCGCGCGGGCAGCCCGCGGACGACGCCACCCAGCGCCGCCGGGTCGCCGGTGCGGCTCAGCCCGTCGACCAGCGTCACCTCGGCCGGACGCAGCAGCTCGCCGTCGGCGCCGGGCACGAACGGCGTCGCCGCCAGCGCCGCCCGGATCGCGCGGTGCAGCACGGCGTCGATCGCCTCCAGCCCCAGCGGCCCCGGCACCAGCGCCAGCACGGCCGCTCCCGGCGCCGCGGGCCCGAACGACGCGACCAGCCGCGCGTACACCTCACCCGTCTGCTCCGCGAGGTGGTCCAGCAGCGGACCCGGGACCACGCGGCGGCGGGAGGAGTCCAGCGGCAGCCCGGCGATCACCAGCGCCGGCAGGTCGGTGCGGTCGTCGGTCGGCGTCGGCGCGTGCACCACACCCGGTAGTGACGACGGCAGCGGGGCCGGCGCGCGCACCCCGGCGTCGTCGCGCACCGGCACCGCGACCGTCACCGTCCATCCCGGGCGCGTGCGCTCCTCGAACGGCCGGTCCGCCACCAGCTCGTCGGGCGCGACGCCGGTGCGCGTGGCCAGCCGCCACGTCCGGTCGCCGATGCGCCGCTCGGCCAGCCCGTCCGCCAGCGTCGTCGGCTCGCCGGCCGACAGCCCGCGCACGTCGCCGTCGACGTCCACCACCAGCTCACCCAGCCACGGCAGCGCCAGCAGCAGCGCGTCGTCGATCTCAGCGAGCTGCCGGCGCACCAGCCGGACCGCGTCGTCGTCGCGCAGCGGCAGCTCGACCGCGGTGTCGTAGCCCTCGGGCACCGCGCCGGACGCCGGGAACGGCAGCCGCAGCACCGGTACCGCCTCGCCGCGCCGGGCCAGCTCGGCCGCCAGCGCCGGCACCGACCCGGCCGCCTCCAGCGCGGCGGCGCGCGACCACCGCACGCCGCCGCCGGACCCCGTCAGCACCCGCGGCTCGTCGGTGACCGCCAGCACGGCGGCGAACCCGACCCCGAACCGCCCGACGGCGCCGCCGTCGCGCTTGGTGGACGCGCGCAGCGTCGACAGTCCCTCGACACCGGCGGCGTCGAGCGCCGCGCCGGTGTTGGCGGCGACCAGCGTCGGCCCGGTCAGCCGCAGCAGCAGCCGCACCGGCCGGCCGGCCCGCGCGCCCGCGTCGGCGGCGTTCTGCGCCAGCTCGACGACCACGCGGTCGCCGTAGGCGCCGCGGGCCAGCTCGTCCTCGGCGTTGGCGTCCTCGCGGAACCGGGCCGGCGACGCGGACCACGCGGAGAGCACCCGCGAGCGCAGCGCCGCGGTGTCGAAGACGTCCACGCCCCGACGCTACGGGGTGTCGAGCTCCATGGGGACCAGCTCGTAGCTCAGGGTGTCGACGACGGGCTCGGCGGCGTCCTCGGACGGCGCGGGCAGCCGGACGTCGGAGTGCCCGCCGCAGCCGTGGGCGTGCGAGACGACCTTGCCGTCGAACGGGGTGCGCTCGTTCGTGCACACGCCGTACGCGTGGCCCAGCGTGCCGGCGAGCAGCACCGAGAAGCCGCAGCTGCCGCAGCGTCCGGGCGCCGCCTTCGCGATGTCGGTGTGCGGGCCGGTGTCGCCCTCGAACCAGCGCTGCGCGGAGTCGTCGCGGCCCTCCCGCGACAGCACCCACTCGTGGCCGAGGCCCAGCTCCTGCACGACGTCGAGGACGTCCTGCTCCTCGGCGAGCGCGTAGCCGGGCTCGAGGCGGTAGTCGTCGTCGGCGACCGGCAGGAGGTCGCCGGGGCCGAGGTCCTCGGGCTTGACCCGCTCGTCCCACGGCACCCACGCCGGGGCCAGGACGGCGTCGGCGCCGGGCAGCAGCACGCACTCGCTGACCGTGACCAGCTTGGACCGCGACGCCCGGGTGACGGTGACGGCCCACCGCCAGCCGACGTAGCCGGCCAGCTCGCAGGCGAAGTAGTGGGTGACGACCCGTTCGCCCTCGGCGTCGTGGCCGAGATGGGCGCCGACGGCGTCCTCGCTGCCGACGTCGACGGCGGCGGCCCGGGCGTCCTCGACGGCCTTGACGAGGACGGAGTCGGCCTTGACGGAGCGGGTTCGCGGCGATGCGGGGGTCACAAGGACTGATTGTCGCAAACTCGCGCCATGATCGACACATCGCGCCCGATCCGGGGACATCTTCCGGCCTCGCCGCCCCGATGCGGTTGGATGGGTGTGTGGCTGAGACCGATCCGCAGGCCGGCCCGCCGGGTGACGGCGGGGGCCGCGGCGCGCGCGGCGACGACGGCTCGTACGAGTCGCCGTTCGCCCGCGGCGGGCAGCCCGGCTCCGGGCCGCCCGGCTCCGGCCCGTCCGGCAACGGGGCGGCCGGGTCGCCCGGGCCGTCCGGCGACGACCACGCCGCCGGGAACGGCCGTCCGGGCCCCGGCCACGACGACCACACCCGCGCGCTGCCACCGCCTCCGCCGGAACCGCCCAGCGCGAGCGAGCGCATGCGCCGCGCCGCCGGCGCCACCGGCCGGGCGGCGAAGTCCGCCGCCTCCGGCACCTCCCGCGCGGCCCGGTTCAGCGCCAACCGGCTGCACCGCGCCGCCGAGGCGAAGGGCGCCGGGCAGACCGGCCTGTCCCGGCTGATCGAGCTCAACGCCGCCAGCGCCTTCGCCGACGCGCTGGTCACGGTCGCGCTGGCCGGCACGCTGTTCTTCTCCGTCTCCACCACCGAGGCGCGCGGCAACGTCGCGCTGTACCTGCTGCTCACCATGGCCCCGTTCGCGG
Protein-coding sequences here:
- a CDS encoding sacsin N-terminal ATP-binding-like domain-containing protein; the encoded protein is MDVFDTAALRSRVLSAWSASPARFREDANAEDELARGAYGDRVVVELAQNAADAGARAGRPVRLLLRLTGPTLVAANTGAALDAAGVEGLSTLRASTKRDGGAVGRFGVGFAAVLAVTDEPRVLTGSGGGVRWSRAAALEAAGSVPALAAELARRGEAVPVLRLPFPASGAVPEGYDTAVELPLRDDDAVRLVRRQLAEIDDALLLALPWLGELVVDVDGDVRGLSAGEPTTLADGLAERRIGDRTWRLATRTGVAPDELVADRPFEERTRPGWTVTVAVPVRDDAGVRAPAPLPSSLPGVVHAPTPTDDRTDLPALVIAGLPLDSSRRRVVPGPLLDHLAEQTGEVYARLVASFGPAAPGAAVLALVPGPLGLEAIDAVLHRAIRAALAATPFVPGADGELLRPAEVTLVDGLSRTGDPAALGGVVRGLPARDWWRPDPLAGLGATVTPLADVVDDLAGERLAPAAWRAVYDALDGSDHESLGALPVPLADGRLVRGPRGLLVPGEVRPELLAPFDLRVVAPDAVHPLLYRLGAVDATAASVLRDPLVQGAVADLAVSDDDPAPVAAAVLGLLAESGLDVADEPWLAGLPLADATGAAVPARDLLLPGSRLLAVLDADPAEFTVAPDLVSRFGPAVLRAAGVRDGFAVVRDTDVTLEPDTWHDLDDEDGWVDDVLAGLPAQPVPPLTGEFAAVADLDLVRDDAWPRVLEWLAADDDARAAVVSPVRLTLYDGAQREAPSYTAWWLRRHARIGGRPLGGLAVAGADAVVRALLPVADVPVDDVFAAAVGLARSPADLDPDAVLDRLAEDDLELPAATLARVYAALVTHDPAGVEPPDRVRVPDGVGTRVVPAASVVVGDGPHWLQLGLPGLLPGPAALADLLDVDLASEAHPTPVSGGGRRQPVPDVALAVLGDAPSTYVEHDDLRVGGTSVSWWPLGSDVHAATLDGLARGLAWTTGQWGRRWVLAEVLADPGALPALLADDAFR
- a CDS encoding DUF3027 domain-containing protein; this translates as MTPASPRTRSVKADSVLVKAVEDARAAAVDVGSEDAVGAHLGHDAEGERVVTHYFACELAGYVGWRWAVTVTRASRSKLVTVSECVLLPGADAVLAPAWVPWDERVKPEDLGPGDLLPVADDDYRLEPGYALAEEQDVLDVVQELGLGHEWVLSREGRDDSAQRWFEGDTGPHTDIAKAAPGRCGSCGFSVLLAGTLGHAYGVCTNERTPFDGKVVSHAHGCGGHSDVRLPAPSEDAAEPVVDTLSYELVPMELDTP